A region from the Gavia stellata isolate bGavSte3 chromosome 2, bGavSte3.hap2, whole genome shotgun sequence genome encodes:
- the LYRM2 gene encoding LYR motif-containing protein 2 has product MAASRLPPGALTLKQFLRRQQVLQLYRKILRAICDVPAEADRHYLKDWAREEFRRNKDATEEDAIRMMITQGNMQLQELQRTLKLAKS; this is encoded by the exons ATGGCCGCCAGCCGCTTACCGCCGGGCGCGCTCACCCTGAAGCAG tTCCTGAGGCGACAGCAGGTTCTGCAGTTGTACAGGAAGATCCTGCGGGCTATTTGCGACGTCCCTGCTGAAGCAGATCGCCACTACTTAAAGGATTGGGCCAGGGAggaattcagaagaaataaagacGCAACAGAAGAG gatgCAATCAGGATGATGATTACTCAAGGCAACATGCAACTTCAGGAACTTCAAAGAACACTGAAGCTGGCAAAATCCTGA